From one Solanum stenotomum isolate F172 chromosome 12, ASM1918654v1, whole genome shotgun sequence genomic stretch:
- the LOC125847331 gene encoding beta-D-glucosyl crocetin beta-1,6-glucosyltransferase-like: MAVEHKTNVRVLMFPYLAYGHITPFFELAKKLSDKGFSIDLCSTPINLSLIKKKITQKYSCSIHLVEFHLPNLPELPPHYHTTNGLPIHLQSTLYKAITMSKPQFYEILKDQKPNVLVHDVMQPWAARVASSLNIPSIKFCLTSITMCCYFGHFFLKPGLEFPFPALYLKDYEREITRPYDVEVKEELGENRAIMLVNSSRAIDGKYMDYLSEIGKTEILPTGVVIQDIAINEEEMEIIKWLGNKKENSTVYVSFGSENFLTKEEMEEVAYGLELSNVHFIWVVRFPKEEQVVSLEHVLPQGFLKRNIGEKGRIIECWAPQTTILKHPSIGAFLTHCGWNSTLEAIEFGVPIIALPMNFYSDQPLNARLIVENGVAIEMARDGNGKIHRGNVAEIIKDVIFGEKKIGEDLRRKVKGLCENIKLLREEEMDEVVMVLKQICEKNQSKMDD; this comes from the coding sequence ATGGCTGTAGAGCACAAAACAAATGTGAGAGTTCTAATGTTCCCATACTTAGCTTATGGCCATATCACACCATTCTTTGAGTTAGCCAAAAAACTCTCAGATAAAGGCTTTTCCATTGATTTGTGTTCGACTCCCATTAATCTTAGTTTGATCAAGAAAAAGATTACACAAAAGTACTCTTGTTCAATTCATCTAGTGGAATTTCATTTACCAAACTTGCCTGAACTTCCTCCTCATTACCACACAACAAATGGCCTCCCTATCCATCTTCAATCTACTCTCTACAAAGCCATCACAATGTCAAAACCACAATTTTACGAAATCCTTAAAGATCAAAAACCGAATGTTTTAGTACATGATGTAATGCAACCATGGGCAGCAAGGGTTGCATCTAGTCTCAATATCCCATCAATTAAATTTTGCCTTACAAGTATAACTATGTGTTgttattttggtcatttttttcttaaaccaGGGCTGGAATTTCCTTTCCCCGCGCTCTATCTCAAGGATTATGAGCGAGAGATAACGCGTCCCTATGACGTTGAAGTGAAGGAAGAATTAGGCGAAAACAGAGCAATCATGCTGGTGAATAGCTCTAGAGCAATAGATGGAAAGTACATGGATTATCTTTCGGAAATTGGAAAAACAGAGATCTTACCTACTGGAGTAGTTATTCAAGATATCGCGATCAATGAAGAAGAGATGGAAATAATTAAATGGCTTGGGAATAAAAAGGAGAATTCAACTGTGTATGTTTCATTTGGGAGTGAGAATTTCTTAACAAAGGAAGAAATGGAAGAGGTTGCTTATGGATTAGAGCTTAGCAATGTTCATTTCATATGGGTTGTAAGGTttccaaaagaagaacaagtcgtAAGCCTTGAACACGTACTTCCTCAAggttttcttaaaagaaatatCGGAGAAAAGGGAAGGATAATTGAATGTTGGGCTCCACAGACAACAATTCTAAAGCATCCAAGTATTGGCGCATTTTTAACTCACTGTGGTTGGAATTCGACTCTTGAAGCCATAGAGTTTGGTGTCCCAATCATAGCGCTGCCTATGAACTTTTACTCCGATCAGCCTCTGAATGCTAGATTGATTGTGGAAAATGGTGTAGCTATTGAGATGGCTAGAGATGGAAATGGGAAGATTCATAGAGGTAATGTAGCTGAGATTATCAAAGACGTGATTTttggtgaaaaaaaaattggggagGATTTGAGGAGGAAGGTGAAAGGTCTTTGCGAAAATATAAAATTGCTAAGAGAAGAAGAGATGGATGAAGTTGTTATGGTGTTAAAACAGATTTGTGAGAAGAATCAGTCAAAGATGGATGATTGA
- the LOC125848345 gene encoding amino acid transporter AVT6A-like, which produces MTIGSLKQAKEKKSRKNKQAVVDEQSPLLPTKHKEDAGFDEFDGASFSGAVFNLSTTIVGAGIMALPATMKSLGLIPGIAMIVFMAFLTEASIELLIRFSRTSKSASYGGLMGDTFGKYGKMLLQICILVNNIGVLVVYMIIIGDVLSGTKSSGVHHAGVLEGWFGTHWWNSRFFILLVTTLGIFAPLASLKRIDSLRFTSALSVALAVVFLVVTVGITIFKLMNGTILMPRLFPDVYDITSFLKLFTVVPVLVTAYICHYNVHSIENELEDSTQIRAVVKSSLALCSSVYVLTSLFGFLLFGDATLDDVLANFDTNLGIPLGSLLNDVVRVSYAAHLMLVFPIVFYPLRLNLDGLLFPSARPLTCDNLRFASISSGLIAIIFLGANFIPSIWDAFQFTGATAAVCIGFIFPACVTLRDRYGIATKKDKILCIFMIVIAVFSNAVAIYSDAYSLIKKNSSPSE; this is translated from the exons ATGACGATTGGAAGCCTAAAACAagcaaaagagaagaaatcaCGAAAAAACAAACAAGCAGTGGTTGATGAGCAATCACCATTGTTGCCTACTAAGCATAAGGAAGATGCTGGATTTGATGAGTTCGATGGGGCTTCCTTTAGTGGGGCTGTATTTAATTTATCAACCACAATTGTTGGTGCAGGAATCATGGCCTTGCCTGCGACTATGAAGTCGTTAGGTCTTATTCCTGGGATTGCTATGATCGTCTTCATGGCTTTTCTGACAGAAGCTTcaattgaattgttgattagATTTAGCAGGACTTCTAAATCTGCTTCTTATGGAGGTCTTATGGGAGACACCTTTGGAAAGTATGGGAAGATGTTGCTCCAAATATGTATACTTGTAAACAACATAGGTGTTCTTGTTGTATACATGATTATAATTG GTGACGTGCTCTCTGGAACAAAGTCAAGCGGAGTTCACCATGCTGGTGTCCTGGAAGGCTGGTTTGGGACTCACTGGTGGAATAGTCGGTTCTTTATTCTTCTTGTCACCACTCTTGGCATATTTGCACCATTGGCTTCCTTGAAGCGTATAG ATTCATTGAGATTTACGTCTGCATTATCAGTCGCCTTGGCTGTTGTATTCCTGGTTGTGACTGTGGGAATTACCATATTCAAGCTAATGAATGGAACCATTCTTATGCCCAGATTGTTTCCTGATGTGTATGATATAACATCATTCCTTAAGCTCTTTACAGTGGTTCCTGTACTCGTTACTGCATATATATGCCACTACAATG TTCACTCCATAGAGAATGAACTTGAAGACAGCACACAGATCAGAGCAGTGGTGAAAAGCTCTCTTGCTCTTTGCTCAAGTGTGTATGTGTTGACGAGCCTGTTTGGTTTTCTCCTTTTTGGTGATGCAACCCTTGATGACGTGCTTGCCAACTTCGATACCAATCTTGGAATTCCCTTAGGCTCCTTGCTCAATGATGTCGTTCGTGTCAGCTATGCTGCCCACCTAATGCTTGTCTTTCCCATCGTCTTTTATCCATTGAGGCTTAATTTGGATGGTCTTCTCTTTCCTTCTGCAAGGCCTTTGACTTGTGACAATTTGAGATTTGCATCGATCAGCAGTGGGCTCATAGCCATCATCTTTCTGGGTGCAAATTTCATCCCAAGCATCTGGGATGCTTTTCAATTCACTGGGGCAACTGCTGCTGTTTGCATTGGGTTCATATTTCCTGCTTGTGTTACTCTCAG AGATCGATATGGCATAGCAACAAAGAAGGACAAGATCTTGTGTATATTTATGATCGTCATTGCTGTGTTTTCAAACGCGGTGGCCATATATAGTGATGCCTATTCcttaattaaaaagaattcaTCACCAAGTGAGTGA